A DNA window from Arachis hypogaea cultivar Tifrunner chromosome 18, arahy.Tifrunner.gnm2.J5K5, whole genome shotgun sequence contains the following coding sequences:
- the LOC112771469 gene encoding chromophore lyase CRL, chloroplastic isoform X1: MGNNGSDSNNTNVWNRARGLAVKTLLLIGGALLVKRLSKSTTRWDHARFVANSLTGEKYSKEQAARDPDNYFNIRALTCPAAELVDGSKVLYFEQAFWRSPQKPFRQRFLMVKPCPKELKCDVELSTYAIRDMEEYKNFCDRSKDQRPQPEEVIGDLAEHLTTIHLKRCPRGKRCLYEGSTPPGGFPNSWQNGATYCTSEVAVMKNNEIHTWDRGFDDDGKQVWGPKEGPYEFKPAPTSSFSDMFSPLNFPPPPSMDRRIEGSFVLQD, encoded by the exons ATGGGTAATAATGGGTCGGATTCGAACAACACGAATGTGTGGAACCGCGCAAGAGGGTTGGCTGTGAAGACCCTTTTGCTTATTGGCGGTGCCCTTCTCGTTAAACGCCTCAGCAAGTCCACCACTCGTTGGGACCATGCCCGTTTCGTTGCTAATTCCCTCACTGGCGAAAAG tATTCAAAGGAGCAAGCTGCAAGAGACCCTGATAACTATTTCAACATTAG AGCGCTTACATGCCCGGCAGCCGAGCTAGTGGATGGTTCGAAAGTCCTGTATTTTGAGCAG GCCTTTTGGAGAAGTCCGCAAAAACCCTTTCGGCAG AGGTTCTTAATGGTGAAGCCCTGTCCAAAAGAGCTGAAATGTGATGTTGAG TTAAGTACATATGCAATTAGAGACATGGAGGAGTATAAGAATTTTTGTGATCGATCAAAGGATCAGCGTCCACAGCCGGAAGAAGTCATTGGG GACCTTGCAGAACACTTGACAACAATACATCTTAAACGTTGTCCGCGAGGGAAGCGTTGCTTATATGAAGGTTCAACCCCGCCTGGCGGGTTTCCAAATTCATGG CAGAATGGAGCAACCTACTGTACTTCAGAAGTTGCTGTTATGAAGAACAATGAGATACATACGTGGGATAGAGGTTTCGATGATGATGGGAAGCAA GTTTGGGGACCAAAGGAAGGCCCTTATGAGTTTAAGCCCGCACCAACCTCAAGCTTTAGTGATATGTTTTCTCCATTAAATTTCCCTCCTCCACCTTCCATGGATAGAAGAATAGAGGGTTCATTTGTTTTGCAAGATTGA
- the LOC112771469 gene encoding chromophore lyase CRL, chloroplastic isoform X2, whose amino-acid sequence MGNNGSDSNNTNVWNRARGLAVKTLLLIGGALLVKRLSKSTTRWDHARFVANSLTGEKYSKEQAARDPDNYFNIRALTCPAAELVDGSKVLYFEQAFWRSPQKPFRQRFLMVKPCPKELKCDVELSTYAIRDMEEYKNFCDRSKDQRPQPEEVIGDLAEHLTTIHLKRCPRGKRCLYEGSTPPGGFPNSWNGATYCTSEVAVMKNNEIHTWDRGFDDDGKQVWGPKEGPYEFKPAPTSSFSDMFSPLNFPPPPSMDRRIEGSFVLQD is encoded by the exons ATGGGTAATAATGGGTCGGATTCGAACAACACGAATGTGTGGAACCGCGCAAGAGGGTTGGCTGTGAAGACCCTTTTGCTTATTGGCGGTGCCCTTCTCGTTAAACGCCTCAGCAAGTCCACCACTCGTTGGGACCATGCCCGTTTCGTTGCTAATTCCCTCACTGGCGAAAAG tATTCAAAGGAGCAAGCTGCAAGAGACCCTGATAACTATTTCAACATTAG AGCGCTTACATGCCCGGCAGCCGAGCTAGTGGATGGTTCGAAAGTCCTGTATTTTGAGCAG GCCTTTTGGAGAAGTCCGCAAAAACCCTTTCGGCAG AGGTTCTTAATGGTGAAGCCCTGTCCAAAAGAGCTGAAATGTGATGTTGAG TTAAGTACATATGCAATTAGAGACATGGAGGAGTATAAGAATTTTTGTGATCGATCAAAGGATCAGCGTCCACAGCCGGAAGAAGTCATTGGG GACCTTGCAGAACACTTGACAACAATACATCTTAAACGTTGTCCGCGAGGGAAGCGTTGCTTATATGAAGGTTCAACCCCGCCTGGCGGGTTTCCAAATTCATGG AATGGAGCAACCTACTGTACTTCAGAAGTTGCTGTTATGAAGAACAATGAGATACATACGTGGGATAGAGGTTTCGATGATGATGGGAAGCAA GTTTGGGGACCAAAGGAAGGCCCTTATGAGTTTAAGCCCGCACCAACCTCAAGCTTTAGTGATATGTTTTCTCCATTAAATTTCCCTCCTCCACCTTCCATGGATAGAAGAATAGAGGGTTCATTTGTTTTGCAAGATTGA
- the LOC112771470 gene encoding uncharacterized protein, whose product MALHLQPHTTTLCTTKSKSKYHHGNNGSLVRNETKLFNPFALNSSSFSGSLTLLLNPKQMHNLTSTTPRISMRVASKQTYICRDCGYIYNERTPFEKLPDKYFCPVCGAPKRRFRPYAPAVTKNANDTDVRKARKDEIKREEAFEKAVPIAVAVGIVVLAAGFYFYLNSSIV is encoded by the exons atggcCCTGCATCTGCAGCCACATACAACCACTCTTTGCACTACAAAGTCAAAGTCAAAGTATCATCATGGCAACAATGGTAGCCTTGTTAGAAATGAAACAAAACTCTTCAACCCTTTTgccttgaactcatcatcattctctggTTCACTCACCCTCTTGCTTAATCCTAAACAAATGCACAATCTTACTTCGACCACTCCGAGGATCTCCATGCGTGTCGCTTCCAAGCAAACCTATATCTGTCGTGATTGCGG CTATATTTATAATGAGAGAACCCCATTTGAGAAATTGCCTGATAAATATTTCTGCCCTG TTTGTGGTGCTCCAAAAAGAAGGTTTAGACCATATGCACCAGCTGTCACAAAAAATGCAAATGACACTGATGTTAGAAAGGCAAGGAAAGATGAGATCAAAAGAGAAGAAGCATTTGA GAAAGCAGTTCCTATTGCAGTTGCTGTGGGAATTGTAGTGCTTGCTGCTGGATTCTACTTCTATCTCAATAGCAGCATTGTTTAG
- the LOC112770970 gene encoding probable beta-1,4-xylosyltransferase IRX10L, giving the protein MDFWKWVFFGFLCAALVSRIGAVELGRNQPTERISGSAGDVLEDNPVGRLKVFVYELPSKYNKKILQKDPRCLNHMFAAEIFMHRFLLSSPVRTLNPEEADWFYTPVYTTCDLTPNGLPLPFKSPRMMRSAIQLISSNWPYWNRTEGADHFFLTPHDFGACFHYQEEKAIERGILTLLKRATLVQTFGQRNHVCLKDGSITIPPYAPPQKIYAHLIPENTPRSIFVYFRGLFYDVGNDPEGGYYARGARAAVWENFKDNPLFDISTDHPTTYYEDMQRAVFCLCPLGWAPWSPRLVEAVVFGCIPIIIADDIVLPFADAIPWEEIGVFVDEEDVPKLDTILTSIPPEVILRKQRLLANPTMKQAMLFPQPAQPGDAFHQVLNGLARKLPHDRSIYLKPGEKFLNWTAGPVGDLKPW; this is encoded by the exons atggatttttggaagtgggttttctttggttttctttgtGCTGCTCTTGTTTCGAGAATTGGTGCTGTGGAGCTCGGTCGAAACCAACCTACTGAGAGAATTTCAG GTAGTGCTGGTGATGTGTTGGAAGATAATCCGGTTGGAAGGTTGAAGGTTTTTGTTTACGAACTTCCAAGCAAATATAACAAGAAAATTCTGCAAAAGGACCCAAGATGCCTTAATCATATGTTTGCTGCCGAAATCTTTATGCACCGGTTTCTCTTATCGAGTCCTGTGCGAACCCTTAATCCTGAAGAAGCTGATTGGTTTTACACCCCCGTATACACCACCTGTGACTTGACGCCAAATGGACTCCCTTTACCTTTTAAGTCACCGCGAATGATGCGAAGTGCCATACAGCTTATTTCTTCAAACTGGCCTTACTGGAACCGGACAGAAGGGGCAGATCATTTCTTTCTGACCCCTCATGACTTTGGAGCATGCTTCCATTATCAA gaagagaaagcaattGAAAGAGGAATTCTTACATTGCTAAAGCGAGCTACCTTGGTGCAAACATTTGGTCAGAGGAATCATGTATGCCTGAAAGACGGCTCAATCACAATTCCACCATATGCTCCGCCACAGAAAATATATGCCCACCTAATTCCTGAAAACACTCCCAGGTCCATTTTTGTTTACTTCCGAGGACTGTTTTATGATGTCGGAAATGACCCTGAAGGTGGTTACTATGCAAG AGGTGCAAGGGCAGCAGTGTGGGAGAACTTCAAGGACAATCCACTGTTTGACATTTCCACTGATCATCCAACCACATACTATGAGGACATGCAAAGAGCTGTGTTTTGTTTGTGCCCGCTCGGCTGGGCCCCGTGGAGCCCACGGTTGGTCGAAGCCGTGGTTTTCGGCTGCATTCCCATCATTATTGCTGATGACATCGTTCTGCCATTCGCGGATGCTATTCCATGGGAAGAGATAGGTGTTTTTGTTGATGAGGAAGATGTCCCTAAATTGGACACTATACTAACATCAATCCCACCTGAAGTTATCTTAAGAAAGCAGAGATTGCTTGCAAACCCTaccatgaagcaagctatgctgTTTCCACAACCAGCTCAACCGGGAGATGCATTCCATCAAGTACTCAATGGCCTTGCGCGTAAGCTGCCACATGACCGGAGTATATACCTGAAACCGGGGGAGAAGTTCTTGAATTGGACTGCCGGCCCGGTCGGTGATCTCAAACCCTGGTAA
- the LOC114925820 gene encoding uncharacterized protein — MDCANIIAWNVRGAGNKLARVHLKQLVKNFHPYVFIILETHCAFQKMAVFWNRLGYTPIHIEESQGHSGGIWVLSAWPGVSCNVVVASSQVVCVEFSNGGFSWVCAAIYASPVPSKREEAWRVLTDFSRNYSGPLLAIGDFNEILLSSEVKGGNFVSRRAEQFGALLDECGLIDLGAHGSLYTWFRHMQGNRFISKRLDRAVATDAWCFRFPESYVENLARMHSDHCPIMIRCQGNDRRVGVKPFRFQVAWSYHPSFLSVVRGAWDKGRPNPIRCLSQVRDDALAFNRDVFENIFKRKRELERRVTSIQQRIERVDALSLIQEERELQAEYSNLLMQEELFWYQKSREHWVRFGDRNTKFFHMQTIMRRNVTRFRGYFWRMEDGVLIRKNSKNVQLDFIEIFFVMWNK, encoded by the coding sequence ATGGATTGTGCAAACATTATAGCTTGGAATGTGAGAGGAGCTGGAAATAAGCTGGCTCGGGTGCATCTGAAACAATTGGTAAAGAATTTTCATCCGTACGTTTTTATCATTTTAGAGACTCATTGTGCTTTCCAAAAGATGGCTGTCTTTTGGAACAGATTAGGTTATACTCCTATTCATATTGAAGAATCTCAGGGGCATAGTGGAGGTATTTGGGTGCTCTCTGCATGGCCCGGAGTATCTTGCAATGTCGTGGTAGCGAGTTCGCAAGTGGTGTGTGTTGAGTTTTCGAATGGCGGTTTTTCTTGGGTATGTGCAGCAATTTATGCAAGTCCCGTTCCTAGCAAAAGGGAAGAAGCTTGGAGGGTTTTGACAGATTTTTCTAGAAATTATTCAGGTCCTTTATTAGCTATTGGGGATTTTAATGAGATCCTTCTTTCATCTGAGGTTAAAGGTGGGAACTTTGTCTCTCGAAGGGCAGAGCAGTTTGGAGCTCTCCTAGATGAGTGTGGTTTGATTGATTTGGGAGCCCATGGATCTTTGTACACTTGGTTCAGACATATGCAGGGTAATCGGTTCATCTCGAAGAGGCTGGATAGGGCTGTGGCTACTGATGCTTGGTGTTTTCGTTTTCCGGAAAGCTATGTGGAGAATTTGGCGAGGATGCATTCTGACCACTGTCCCATTATGATACGATGTCAAGGTAATGATAGAAGAGTCGGGGTAAAACCTTTCCGTTTTCAAGTAGCTTGGTCTTATCACCCAAGTTTTTTGTCGGTGGTCAGGGGTGCTTGGGACAAGGGTAGACCCAATCCTATTCGTTGCCTTTCTCAGGTCAGAGATGATGCTTTGGCCTTTAACCGAGATgtctttgaaaatatttttaaaagaaagagggAATTGGAGAGGCGTGTGACCAGTATCCAACAGCGAATAGAGAGAGTTGATGCTTTATCCCTCATACAGGAAGAAAGGGAGTTACAGGCTGAATATAGTAATCTGCTTATGCAAGAGGAGTTGTTTTGGTATCAAAAATCCCGAGAGCACTGGGTCAGATTTGGAGATAGAAATACTAAGTTCTTTCATATGCAAACCATTATGCGGAGGAACGTAACAAGGTTCAGGGGTTATTTTTGGAGGATGGAAGATGGAGTACTGATCCGCAAGAACTCGAAGAATGTGCAATTGGATTTTATAGAGATCTTTTTTGTAATGTGGAACAAGTAG
- the LOC112772460 gene encoding mitochondrial import inner membrane translocase subunit TIM23-3 — MANSLNNNDNDNKSQNTRLYNPYHDLKVPIQNLYNLPTSPENLFPELVNRTYRPWNEKLTYYTGIACLTGAVGGGISGTLEGIRAAERGDSFKIRVNRVLNSGIQRGRRLGNSLGSLGLIFSVTESTIQYFTDRDDMVNSAAAGLATGALYKAAAGPRSAAIAGVLGGIAAAATVAGKQALRRYVPI; from the coding sequence ATGGCTAATTCATTGAACAACAACGACAACGACAACAAGAGTCAGAACACGCGCCTCTACAACCCTTACCATGACCTCAAAGTCCCAATCCAGAATCTCTACAACCTCCCAACTTCGCCGGAGAATCTCTTCCCCGAACTGGTCAATAGGACCTACCGTCCCTGGAACGAAAAACTCACCTACTACACCGGCATCGCCTGCCTCACCGGCGCCGTTGGCGGCGGCATAAGTGGCACCCTCGAGGGCATCAGGGCCGCTGAGCGAGGAGACTCGTTTAAGATTCGGGTCAACCGAGTCCTCAATTCTGGGATTCAGAGGGGGCGCAGGCTCGGAAACTCGCTCGGATCGTTGGGCTTAATCTTCTCCGTCACGGAGAGTACGATCCAGTATTTCACTGACAGGGATGACATGGTTAATAGCGCCGCCGCTGGGCTCGCCACTGGTGCTCTGTATAAGGCGGCGGCGGGGCCAAGGTCGGCGGCGATTGCGGGAGTCCTCGGTGGGATCGCAGCAGCTGCTACTGTAGCCGGGAAGCAGGCTCTGAGGAGATACGTTCCAATATAG